Within Acaryochloris sp. CCMEE 5410, the genomic segment CGCAGGGGGCATCCCGACTTGACGCTTAAAGGCTCGGCTAAAGGCCGCTTCCGATTCGTATCCAATCTGAGCCGCAATCTGGACCATGCTGTCATTTGTGCTCCTCAACAGATTTATGGCCAACTGTAAGCGCCACTGGATTAGATATTGCTTGGGGGGCTGTCCTAATAGTTTTGAAAAGCGTGATGCTAAGGTCGAGCGAGCTACAGAAACACGAGTAGCCAACTCAGGAACGCTCCAATCATGCTCCGGTTGGGCATGCAATAACTCCAGGACCGGACCCACAATCGGATCCTGGATAGCCGATAACCAGCCGAAGTCCTGCTCTGAGTTCTGTTGAATCGAGTGACGCAGAATTTGGACAAACAGTAGTTCTGTGAGCCGTTCCAGTAAACAACGACTCCCCGGTGATACATCTAACGCTTCTTGAATAATGTGGTGTATCCCCATCTTTAACAGGGAAGATGCCGACTCGGATTGAGTGCTAATCAGCATGAGGGGAGGCAATCCACTTAAAAAAGGGGTGAATAACAGTTCTTCACACACCACAAACCCACAAACCATTTGGGTCAATTGCCCCTGCCCCCCATATGTCAACCCCGGTAAACCTTGGATGGGTGGAGGCGAAGCGTTGAGGATATCCAGGAAAGCGGCAGGTCGGCGATCAGGACGGTCTGCCAAAATATGAACGGCGCTGGATGGAATCAAGATCACATCTCCCTGATTAAAAGGTTGAGGATCTTGACTCCCCTCAAGCTCAACCCATCCCTTCCCCTCAGCCACGATATGGAAGGAGGCAATCCGTTGAGCCTCTGCATTCAGCACCGTAGCCAACTCATCAGATGGTGGCGTCTGTAGACTCCAGGGCGCAGACAATCGATGACAAAACTGGATACTTCCCGATAGCCGAATAACTTGCAGTACGTCCGACAGAACATCCATGGCACTATTTTGCAGAGTGAAGCCTCACAACTTGGCGTTTCGGTCAAAAACAAGAGCATCTTAGTCATGGTATCTCGCTTTGATCCAGATCAATATAGATACATGACCCATAAACATGTCCACAGTCGTTTGGAAAAAACTACCATGTCAACATCAATACAATCGAAGCCCGGGTGTCTATGAATAGGGCTCTGAAAAACATTGCCCGAGCAGATCTCGAACGTTCAGATACTGCACCCCAGTACACATCCATAACTATTACTAAACTTTTCTGTAACGACAGCCCAGAGAACCTGCCTTACAGAAAGTGACGTGGATGAGTGAGATATTTCTAAACACTCGCATCCATTCAGATCGGACAGTCGTATAGACAATAGATGGTAAACGTCCAGACTTCTCCTAATCGTCTGCACACTTATGTGGGAAGACAGTGTCGCCTATTTAGGGGTTGGCACAGGATTCTGATTGGGAGGGGTTGATTTGCAAACCAATGGCTTATCGAAGGAGACTAACTATGACTCTTCAACTAGGTGATACAGTCCCGAATTTTACTCAAAAAACAACCGAGGGTGACCTTAACTTTTATGACTGGGCAGGCGATTCCTGGGTTGTCCTGTTTTCTCACCCTGCAGATTACACGCCCGTTTGTACCACTGAACTCGGCAGTGTTGCCAAACTCAAGTCTGAATTTGCTCAACGGAATGCCAAGGTGATTGCCTTGAGTGTCGATGATGTTAACTCCCACAAGGGCTGGATAAACGACATCAACGAGACCCAAAATACCGTTGTCAACTATCCCATCATTGCCGATGTGGATCAGATCGTGGCCAATCTCTACGGCATGATTCATCCCAATGCTAATGCCAAGGTGACAGTACGGACGGTGTTTGTGATCGACCCCGCCAAACAGTTGCGGCTGACCCTTACCTATCCACCGAGTACGGGGCGAAACTTTAATGAAATTTTGCGGGTTCTTGACTCTTTACAACTAACCGATAACTACAGTGTGGCCACGCCTGTGGACTGGACAGATGGGGATGATGTTGTGGTTGCACCCAGCATTTCAACAGCAGATGCGAAGCAGAAATTCCCCAAGGGTGTTAACGAAATTAAGCCCTATCTACGGATGACGCCCCAACCCAATCGATAGCGCCAATCGGGTGTGTTCCCCATTAGTCAACACACCGATGGAGATTCATCTTATGAGAACCCAATCTTGTAGTTCTCCAAATACCGATACAGAGTCTATACCGTCTGCTCCCATGTTGAGCGCAACGGTCAAAGATTATCGAGCGATCGCAAATCAAGTATCTGCCCAACTCGCTGCCCATGGAGTTGAGCAGGATGCCAAAGCTGGCAGTCCAGTTGAGGAAGTAAGCGCTTTAAAGCAATCTGGGCTGCTACTCCTTCCTATCCCTCGGGAATACGGAGGTGCAGGAGCCACCTGGCCTCAGACTTATAACGTCGTCCAGATATTATCCAAAGCCCAGGGGTCAGTGGGCCAACTCTATGCGAACCACACAACCTTAGTCTCTATGGGCAGGCTGGTGGGTGGGCCGGGCCAGGCAGAGCAATATTACCGTCTAACCGCCCAGCAGAACCTCTTCTGGGCCAATGCCCTCAATAGTCGAGATCAACGACTAAAGCTGATGAGCGTCAATGGGGCTTTCGTCTCAATGGCGTTAAGAGCTTCTGTACGGGGATGGTCGCTGCTGATATCAGCATCGTTCTCTCCATGCAGGAGAAAAGTAACCATCCTGTCCTGTGTGTTGTGCCGATGGACCGAGAGGGCATTACCTATAACCATGACTGGGACACGATGGGACAACGTCGCACCGCCAGTGGCAGCTATACGTTCCATGATGTTTTGGTGAAACCAGAAGAGGTTTTGGGACCACCTCTGGCTAACGGTGCATCCACCACCCTCAAATCGCTGATTGCTTTATTAGGGCAAACCTTCGTCTATCTCGGTATTGCTGAGGGAGCGCTGGAGGCTGCCAAGAGGTACACAACCACCTCAGCCCGAGCCTGGATAGCGTCCGATGTGGAAACAGCAACACAGGATCCGTTTATTCTGCTTTGCTATGGTCAGATGTGGGCGGAGCTACAGGCTGCGATCGCCCTCGCCCATCAAGCGGCTGAAGCCCTACAAGCGGGCTGGGAAAAGGGGACAGATCTAATGGCAGAAGAGCGAGGTGAGATTGCGATCGCAATGGCCTCTGCCCGAGCAATTGCCATCCAGACGGGCCTCAAAATCACCACCCACATCTTTGATGGGATGGGGGCTAGAGCCACTGCTGCCAACTATGGCTTTGACCGATACTGGCGCGACCTTCGCACCTTTAGCCTGCACGACCCGATTGATTACAAATTCAAAGACATCGGTAATTGGATGTTGAATCAGCAGTATCCCACCCCGAGTCAATATTCCTAATGAAGCCCTGTTTGCAGGTGATATCCCAAGGCAATCGGTAGGGCAGCCCCTTTCTCAGATATTCCGTACTTACCCTCCGTATTCAAGCTGGTTGAACAGGTTGAATACCTGAATTCCTATGGAGATTTTTCGATGAACACTAACCCTTTCCGTTTACATTCTGGACGTGGACATGTTGTGATTGCGAATCGCAACTCTGGCAATCTTTCTATCCTCAATGAGGATACAGGAGTCGTGCTTGGCACCATCGAGCTGCCCATGGGCACGGATGGAACGCCTGGCGAACCCATGTATATTTCCTATCTCAATCGAACAAATGAAGTAGCCGTTGCCGATCGCGCCAATAATCGCGTGGTCTTTTACGATCAAAACACCTACGAAATCACAGGTACGTTAGAGACCGGGGCTGGGAACTTCCATATGTGGGCCAGCCCCAAGGAAGACCAGCTTTGGGTTGTCAATGACATTGATGACACCCTGACCGTGATTGATCCACAAGCAAAAACGGAGATTGAGCGGGTTGAACTGCCAGCATCGTTGATTGGGGCGAATGCTCAACCCCACGATGTCATTCTGGATGGTCAGTACGCCTATGTCACGATTAATCAACCGGATCAAACGGGTGATCTGCTCGTTAAAATTGATACTCAAACCTTTGAGGTTGTGGCATCGGCAACAATCGGGGATGGCGCTCATGTCAGCCTAGCACCAGAGCATAATTTGCTTTATGTCCTGTCCGAAGGAAGAGATCGCCTCGACATTTTTGATCGACGAGAAACCAACCTAGAGCAGGTCGGTTCGATTGATCAACCAGGTGCTCACGGGGCAATCCATGCTGCTGATGGTCAATACCTCTACACCACCAATATTTCGGGGGGTGGAGATAATGGCTTGTTTGCCATCGATACGGTCACCAATGAAATTGTGGGCGATCTAGGCGGCGTCGATACGCCATTTACTACGCCTCATAACGTTGCTGTGACCAATGATGGCGATCGCCTGTTTGTCACCCATTCCGGTGCGGATGCCAATGCCATCAGTGTTTTTTCATTGGATGACCCAACGCTGCCCGAGGGGGAAAGCAGTGTCAATGGCCAAGGAGCAAATCCCTTTGGGCTAGCCTATGTGGCCCCTGAGCAGGATCAGCTATTTGTCTGCGGTGATATCGACGATCTGCTGAAAGCTGGACGTG encodes:
- a CDS encoding AraC family transcriptional regulator, which translates into the protein MDVLSDVLQVIRLSGSIQFCHRLSAPWSLQTPPSDELATVLNAEAQRIASFHIVAEGKGWVELEGSQDPQPFNQGDVILIPSSAVHILADRPDRRPAAFLDILNASPPPIQGLPGLTYGGQGQLTQMVCGFVVCEELLFTPFLSGLPPLMLISTQSESASSLLKMGIHHIIQEALDVSPGSRCLLERLTELLFVQILRHSIQQNSEQDFGWLSAIQDPIVGPVLELLHAQPEHDWSVPELATRVSVARSTLASRFSKLLGQPPKQYLIQWRLQLAINLLRSTNDSMVQIAAQIGYESEAAFSRAFKRQVGMPPATWRSQNRPL
- a CDS encoding peroxiredoxin — its product is MTLQLGDTVPNFTQKTTEGDLNFYDWAGDSWVVLFSHPADYTPVCTTELGSVAKLKSEFAQRNAKVIALSVDDVNSHKGWINDINETQNTVVNYPIIADVDQIVANLYGMIHPNANAKVTVRTVFVIDPAKQLRLTLTYPPSTGRNFNEILRVLDSLQLTDNYSVATPVDWTDGDDVVVAPSISTADAKQKFPKGVNEIKPYLRMTPQPNR
- a CDS encoding acyl-CoA dehydrogenase family protein, which encodes MGQRRTASGSYTFHDVLVKPEEVLGPPLANGASTTLKSLIALLGQTFVYLGIAEGALEAAKRYTTTSARAWIASDVETATQDPFILLCYGQMWAELQAAIALAHQAAEALQAGWEKGTDLMAEERGEIAIAMASARAIAIQTGLKITTHIFDGMGARATAANYGFDRYWRDLRTFSLHDPIDYKFKDIGNWMLNQQYPTPSQYS
- a CDS encoding type I secretion protein produces the protein MNTNPFRLHSGRGHVVIANRNSGNLSILNEDTGVVLGTIELPMGTDGTPGEPMYISYLNRTNEVAVADRANNRVVFYDQNTYEITGTLETGAGNFHMWASPKEDQLWVVNDIDDTLTVIDPQAKTEIERVELPASLIGANAQPHDVILDGQYAYVTINQPDQTGDLLVKIDTQTFEVVASATIGDGAHVSLAPEHNLLYVLSEGRDRLDIFDRRETNLEQVGSIDQPGAHGAIHAADGQYLYTTNISGGGDNGLFAIDTVTNEIVGDLGGVDTPFTTPHNVAVTNDGDRLFVTHSGADANAISVFSLDDPTLPEGESSVNGQGANPFGLAYVAPEQDQLFVCGDIDDLLKAGRGNDTVFGGKGNDDLRGQSGNDKLFGEDGDDKLWGNRGDDVLIGGVGHDTLIGGPGDDLLIGVQVDDLTPGQGEQDVYRGGRGADTFVLGDALGIHYDDGNASSLGFADYGLIKKFHLEEDVIRLHGSAELYELGSGQGDTFIFAKGEGQTPELIGVVDNVTGLDLNSSAFEYATV